DNA sequence from the Thermococcus gammatolerans EJ3 genome:
TCAATGCTCTCAGAACTCCGGGGTAAAATTGGAGAAGCCTACAGGGTTACTCTACCTTCCCTGTTCACGTCCCAGATATTCGGCCTGTTCGGGGGCACCTTCTTGGGTAAGTACTTCGAGACGGTGAGGCTCAGGTTTCCGGGCCTCCTCGTCGTCCTGCCGGGTATCATGGGGCTTCGCGGGAACGTTTTCGGCTCGATGGCCTCGCGCTTCTCCACGATGCTCTACCTCGGTGAGCTCGAGCCGTCTCTGGGGGACAGGAGGATTCTGAAGGAAATAGTCCTGAGGATGGTGCTCTCCCTAATCCCGGTTTTCCTCCTCTGGGCGATTGGAGTCCTCACGGGCATTAAAAAGAACGCCTTTGACGTCCTCCTCATTGTGATAACCTCAACGATACTCGTCTCCTTCATACTCGGCTACTTCACCTCCTTCGTCACGATATTCGCTTTCAGGCGCGGTACAGACCCGGACAGCGTTGCCGCACCGCTGGTTGCATCTATGGGCGATTTCCTCACAGTTCCGTCGCTCGTCCTTTTCATCCTCCTGATAGAGCGCTCCCCCTGGGCCTTTAAGGCCTTCAACTACGTCACCATAGCTTTTTTCCTGTTCGTGACAGCGTTAAGCAGGGTGAGGCTCGAGGAGTTCTCGGAGCTCAGGCAGGTGTTCGTGACGATAACCGCCCTGGCGCTTCTATCTACCGTCTCGGGCTCGATACTCGCCAGGTTCAGCGGGATTATCCAGGCCTCGGTGATACTGAGCTTCATCTACCCCTCGCTCCTCAGCAGCTTCGGAAACTACGGCTCCATAATAGCCGCGAAAACCTCGACGAAGCTCCACCTCGGTGAGATAGAGAGCTTCCTCTGCCCAAAGGCCTTCACCGACGTCATAGCCCTGTTCACGACGGCGCCGGTTATAGGGCTGACCAAGATACTCATCGGCGGTGCCCTTATGACCCTCATCACGGGGAACCCGATTCCGCGCTCCGCTTATCTGGTGGTCCTGACCTACCCGTTCATGGTGCTCTTCATCATGCTCTACTCCTACACGCTCTCATACTTCCTCTTCCAGAGGAGCATAGACCCTGACCACGTGGCGATACCGCTCATCTCGAACAACAGCGATATATTCGGAACAATATACGTCGTCCTGATGGCCAGGCTGATGGTGGGAGCATGATAGGGCTCTCGATGACGTCTTACAAGGGCAGGACTCCCGAGGAGTTCGAACGCTGGCTTGAGGAAGCGGAAGGGCTCGGCTTCGACTTCGTCGAGCTGGTTAGCGAGTGGCCGAACTTCCTGACGAGGGAAACCTGGAAAACCTACGCCGACGTTCTCGGAAGCTTCGAGCTTAAGGTTACCGTTCACGCCCCGTTCAGCGACGTCAACATAGGCTCGCTCAACGAGAAGCTTAGAAAGGCTTCCCTTGAAGTTTTGGCCGAGACGCTTGACGTTGCTTCCCGCTTGAACGCGCTCGCCGTCACGGTTCATCCCGGCCATTGCTCGCCGGCGAGCAGGAAGTTCAGGGAGGACTACAACAGAGTTCACCGCGATTCCCTTCGGGAGCTTGAGAGGTTTTCCGGGGAGTTTGGCATTAGGGTTGGCGTTGAGAACATGCCGGCCTTTCTCATACTCGACGCTCAAACCCCTGAGAGGCTGGCCGAGCTTCTGGACGGCATCAATCTCGGCGTTACCCTTGACCTCGGCCACCTCAACACCGTCGGCTTTCCCTTCGAGCGCTTTATGGAGCTCCTCGGCGACAGGATCGTTCACGTCCACCTCCACGACAACTCGGGGAAGAGCGACGAGCACCTGCCCCTCGGAAAGGGAACCGTCCCCTGGCGGGAGGTTCTGCCCCAGCTTGGTGGACTGACCTGGGCCCTTGAAGTGTCGGGTCTCGACGACGCCCGGGTCAGTCTGGCCTTTCTCAGGGACATTGGTGAGCTTTGAAGCTCATTGGGGTTCACTTTTACAAAACGCAACCCTTTTATACATCCCCACCCAATGAACTCTCGATAACTTCTGGAGGGAACGAGCATGGCTGAAAAAATCGTTGAGGAACTGAGGCCCTTCTTCGACCCGAAGGCGGTCGCTATCATCGGTGCAACCAACAAGAAGGGGAAAGTTGGCAACGTCATCTTCGAGAACTTCAGGATGAACAAGGAGCGCGGTATTTTCAAAGGTAATATCTACCCCGTTAACCCCAAGCTCGACGAGATTGAGGGATACAAGGTCTATCACAGCGTTGAAGAGCTTCCCGATGACACCGATTTGGCAGTTATTTCGATTCCCGCCCCGTTCGTGCCCGACACCATGAGGCAGATAGCGGAGAAGGGAATAAAGGCCGTTATCATAATCACCGGCGGTTTCGGAGAGCTCGGTGAGGAGGGCAAGAAGCTCGAGAGGGAGATCTACGAGATAGCCAAGGCCAACGGGATAAGGGTCATCGGCCCGAACTGTGTCGGCGTTTACGTCCCAGACACCGGCGTTGACACCGTCTTCCTGCCCGAGAGCAAGATGGACAGGCCTCAGAGCGGGCCGATAGCCTTCGTCAGCCAGAGCGGTGCATTTGCCGCCGCGATGCTCGACTGGGCGGCGATGGCAGGAATAGGCATAGGAAAGATGGTTAGCTATGGCAACAAGATTGACGTTGACGATGCAGATTTGATGGACTACTTCATTCACGACGATGGCATAAACGTCGTCACCTTCTACATCGAGGGAGTCAAGGACGGAAGGAAGTTCATGGAGAGCGCCAAGAGGATAACCAGGGTCAAGCCCGTCATCGCTCTCAAGAGCGGAAGGACCGAGTACGGAGCAAAGGCCGCCTCGAGCCACACCGGTTCCTTAGCCGGAGCGGACACGATTTACGACGCAGTTTTCAAGCAGACGGGCATCATAAGGGCTGAGGACTTCGAGCACATGTTCGACTTAGCTAAGGCCTTCGCCGCGCTCAAGGACAAGCTCCCGAAGGGTGACAGGATAGGCATAATCACCGACGGCGGTGGCGCCGGAGTCATGGCCAGTGATGCCGTTGCCAAATTCGGTCTCAGGATGGCCGAGCTGAGCGAGGAGACGATAAAGTTCCTCAAGGAAAACTTCCCGCCGCACGCGGTGGCAGGAAACCCGACCGACGTCGTTGGAGATACCGACGCCGAGCGCTACAGGGTGGCCATCGAGGGCTTCGTGAACGACCCCAACGTTGACGCGATACTCGTCATAGTGCTCTTCCAGGTCCCGCTCCTCGAGGAGGAGAAGATAATCGACATTCTCGCCGAGTACCAGAAGAAGAGCGACAAACCGATTGTGGCCGTAGCTATGGGCGGTAAGAAGACCGACCGCTACGCTAGAATGCTGGAGGAGAAGGGCGTTCCCGTTTACCCGACTCCCGAGAGGGGCGTCCGCGCTCTGGCGGGTCTCGTGAGGTACGCCGAATATTTGAAAAAAGTTAAAGGTGAGTGATGTTTACCCACTGGTGGTGGTAGTATGAAGGAGGAAGCCCTCAAAGTTATCGAGTCCGTCCTGTCCCAGGGCAGGACGGCTATGGTTGAGTATGAGGCCAAGCAGGTTTTAAAAGCTTACGGCCTTCCGGTTCCGGAAGAAAAGCTCGCCAAGACCCTCGATGAGGCTCTCAAGTATGCGGAGGAGATAGGCTATCCCGTTGCCCTAAAACTCATGTCGCCTCAGATACTCCACAAGAGCGACGCGAAGGTCGTCATGCTGAACATAAAGAGCCCCGAGGAGCTCAAGCAGAAGTGGGAGGAGATACACGAGAACGCGAGGAAGTACCGCCCCGACGCCGAAATCCTCGGCGTTCTGGTTGCCCCGATGCTCAGGCCCGGCAGGGAGATAATCATAGGCGTTACAGAAGACCCGCAGTTTGGCCACGCGATAATGTTCGGTCTAGGCGGAATATTCGTCGAGGTCCTCAAGGACGTCACCTTCCGCATAATCCCGATAACCGAGCGCGACGCCAGAAAGATGATAACGGAAATCAAGGGCTATCCGATTCTCGCGGGGGCGCGTGGAGAGGAGCCTGCCGACATAGACGCCATCGTTGACCTTCTTCTCAAGGTCAGCCAGCTGGTTGATGAGCTCAGGGACTACATCAAGGAGATGGACCTCAACCCGGTCTTCGTCTACGAGAAGGGCAAGGGCGCGGTTATAGTCGACGCTAGGATCATTCTCAAGGAGCCGGAGGAAAAGAAGCCCGAGGTAAGCTCCGAGTACAAGGAGAGGTGTGCCTGACTTTTTCTCCCATTCTACCCTTTTCGTGAAGTCGTCGTTGTTTAGTGTAAGTCTTGAGAATAAGCCTGGAGGAATACCAGAGATCCCAAAGCGAACTCTTGCAGAGAAGTTGCAAAAAGGGAAGTATAAATAAAAACCATCACTCAATCTTTGCACCGCAGACAGGGCAGAACTTCGCTCCCTCTGGAACTATGTGGCCGTTGGGACAGCGCTTGATTTCATGGCCGCAGTAGGGACAGAAGCGCGCCCCCGGTGGAATCGGCTTGCCGCAGTAGGGGCAGATTTCCTGCTGTTGGGTCTGGGCAGGTGCCGCTTGCTGGGGTTGCTGTGGTGCTGGAGGGGTGCCCCCACCCGCGTAGGGCTGGGCCGGTGGAATCGGCTGGGCCTGCTGCTGGAAGAGCTGCGGCACGAGTACCATCCCGGTTCCCATACCGGCCCCGGGACTTTTGCCGAGCTCGGCCGCGACCTGCTTCACCGTGTCCATCTGCATAACCGCTTGAGCGTTGCCAGTCTGCATTAGCCAGAAGAGCCTCTGACGCCACTCGTCGGTGGTATTTACTCCCTCGATTTTAACGTCAACGAGCTCAAGGCCGAGTCTCCTGAAGTCCTCCATGAGTTTAACTTTGACCTGCGTGCTGACCACGTCGAGGTTCTGGAAGAGATCGACTATTGAGTAGGTAGAGAGGTGCTTCATCATGCCCTCGTTGAAGTATGCCCTGATGAACTTTGTAACGTCCTGGGCGTCGTAGAGGCTCTGGCCGCCGACAACTTCAGTGATGAAGAGAACCGGATCGGCGACCTTGAACCAGTAGACGCCGTAGTACTTGACGGGCGCCAGTTCCCTCGTCTGCGTTTCGCCGCCGTAGCGCCCCTGGAACTGCTTCATGCTGACAAAGATTACCGTTGCCTTAAAGGGGCTGTTTGAACCGCCGACGAGCTTGTAGAGGAGAGGTAAATTCTGCGTTGTCAGCGTGTGCCTTCCCGGCCCGAGGACGTCGTAGATCTTGCCGTCGCGCATAAACACAGCGACTTCGTACTCGTGGACTATGAGCTGGGCACCCCATTTTATGACTTCGTTGGGGTAGCGCCAGATTATCTCGTCCTCTCCGGGGTTAACCCACTCTATTACCTGGACCATTTTCACTCACCCGCCGCGAAGCTCATTCTCTGGCTTAAAACTTCCTCGAGGTTCACAAGCTTCTCATCCAGACCCAGAACTGCCATACCAAGGGCCTGGGGATTGGCGATCTGGGCGTTTAAAGCCTTGGCCTCGTTAAGTATCCCCTCGGCCAGCTCGATCATCTTGGCGTCGTACTCGATGAGCCTTTCAAGTTCCTTCTCCTTAAACTTGACCCTGTCAAAGTAACCCCGGTAGCCGGCCTCGGCGTGCCGGATCCTGCTTTCAAGCATCATAAGCTTCTTCCTCATGCCTTCTATGGCCATCAGCTGGTTGCAGTTCACCATCGCACATCTCTGGAGGGCTCTTTCAAGTTCCCTCTTTGCCTGGGCCAAGAGGTCGGCCACCTTTCCCCTTATCAGTCTGTCGTCTTCCCTGAGGAGTTCCTTCTTTTTGTAGCCGTGAAAGCCCGGCACTATAAGTTCGAGTTTTTCAATTATTGACGTTTCCTTTCCCATGCTATCACCTCAAACCGGCTGGAAATAAACGTTACCCCTTCCAGCCTTGATGACCTCGCTAACCGTTCTCTTTTTAACCGAGCCTTTCATGAAAATTCCAATTCCCCCGGCGACGCCACCGGCTAGTCCGCCTATAATGCCCCAGGGGCTACCTCCCACCGCCGACGCGATGATTCCCAGTATGAGACCTGACCCTATCACCCCGGAACCCAGGAGGGTTGCCTTTTTTCTTGCCTCGCTCATGAGAGGGTACTCTGCTCGGATCACTCTCCCATCGGTTCCGTCTACGAAGTTAACGAACCTCTCGCCGCCGTACTCGTAGTGAATCTCCCAGAGAGGGTAGTGAACCAGGCCCTGAAACTTCACGTTGAGCTCCAGCTCTCCTGCATACGCACTCTCCTCACTGGCCTCTTTCTTCAGCGCGCTTTCAAGCCTCGAACGTGCTATCCGCTCCGCTTCCTCCCTGTCAACGTCCGGCTCGTAGTACTTCCCTTTCTTAACAACGGCCTCATCGAAGAAGCGCTTTCCCCTGATCGGGAAGGGATACTCTGCGAGGAGGGTTTTAAAGGGGGAACCCGCTGGAATTCCAAGGAACTCAACTTCTTCAACTGTTTCCCTGCTCTTGCTCCTCCCGTGGAGGTAGAAGAAGTAAACCGGAACCCAGTGGAGTTCCTTTTTCGTGACCTTCGCGTCGACGATATCCGCGGGGGCACCGTACTGCCGTGAGAGGAACTTCAACAGCTTTCCTGCCGGGTCTTCCCTCATCGGCGGAAAGAAGAAGTGATCGACCTTGCTCTCCTCACCGGTTTGAACGTGGAATGTGGTACCGCAGTAGGGACATGTTGCGATGCTCACGGTATCTGGAACCTTGAATCTCGCCGAGCACGTCGGACAGGTGACCTCCATCACCATCACCCCATCAGGCCTTTCCTTTCCCTTTCGATCCTCTGTCCTTCGAGCACCTTGCTTCCGGCCAGCCAGCTTACCGCAGAACCGCCGACGATGGCCAAAAGCGCGAAGACAGGTGAACTTGAGAAGAAAGCCGCGCCGAAAGCGGCGGTAGCTATGCCAGCACCCGCACCGACTAGGTACTGTGCCTGTCTCAGCACGTTCATCGGCTCGGTTGCGGCGACTCTCTTCCCGTCCCAGCCCGCAAAAACCGTCTGGAATATCGAGTTGCCGTAGCGGTAGTAAACCGTCCACATCGGCAGGAGGACCAGCTTGACGTTTTCGGGTTCATCGGCGTGGAGGTTGAACATTTCTATTCTGTCAGATTTTGCCAGGAAGCGATTTCTGATGACGTCTATCGCGTCCTCACGCATTATCAGCTTCGCCTGCCTCTCGTCCATTTCGGTGTTCAGGATCTCGAGCTTTATTCTCTCCCATTCCCCCTCCTCCAGATCGAGCAGCCTCTTACCTTTGGGCCACGTTTTCGAGTAATGGGTTATCAGGTCATCGACACCAAAGCTCTTTACCTGTCTCCTGGCCGATCCCAGGAGTCGTAGATTCTCATCGACGCTCTCGGTGTAGTGTCTCTCCACCGTGTGACAGCGGGTGTTTCCCTTTGAGTCCGTGTGGCACTCTTCCTCACGCCTCATGTAGCGGACCGTTCCGTAGACGTGAACCAGACCGATCCAGTAGGGGGCGTAGTGGCCCTCTATGCCGACTATTTCGATCTCGTCCTTTATTCTTCTGAGGTCGAAATCGCTTTCCACGTTCTTCCAAAAGGCCTGGGCTATGGCGTTCTTGTCCAAGGAGGGTATGATGTGGATTTCATCGGTTTTGATGTTGCCGCTCACGTGGTTTGGAAAGCCGCAGTATGGGCAGACCGCCACGATAGTCTCGGGCGACACCTCTAGGGGCGCACCACACCTTTCGCACTTAAAGGCCAGGGCCTCCATCGTCATCACTCACAGTAGTTAGGCAAAACTACTATTTAAGGGTGTCTATGGGAATTGGGATGAATTCTGATGTTTTCGCCTTTTTCCATAACGACACGCAAGTAAGAATGAAAAAGTCAACCCCGCATCTTTTCTCTATGTTCTTTGAGTTTCTCCCTCAGTCTTTCATCCCTCAGCGCGAGGATCTCGATGGCAAGAAGGGCCGCGTTCTTACCGTTGTCTATCCCCACCGTTGCAACGGGCACTCCCGGCGGAAGCTGTGCCATGCTTAGGAGCGCGTCGAGACCACCGAGCTTGGCCGAGACTGGAACCCCTATAACCGGTTTGATTGTGTGGGCCGCTATCACTCCGGGCAACGCGGCGCTCAGGCCGGCTATCGCTATGAATACGTCGTAGTCCTTTCTGGCCAGCTCCTCGACTTTCTTGGGATTTCTGTGGGCGGAAGCAACTTCGATGTCGTATTCAACCCCGAACTCATCGAGAACTGAAGTTACCTTCTCAGCTACATGGCTGTCACTCTTGCTTCCCATAACCACCAGGACTTTCACCGGAACCACCGTTCACAGAAACATGTCTAAAATTTAAAAAATTTGCGAGTAAATTAACGTTGAAATGTCAACTCATTGGAAGTGAATCCGTCCTCCTTTGAAGTCGTACTCCAGTGTTGTAACGTCCCCCAGCTCGGGGGCTTTGACGATGTGAAGGTACCTTTTAATTT
Encoded proteins:
- a CDS encoding magnesium transporter; this encodes MRESMLSELRGKIGEAYRVTLPSLFTSQIFGLFGGTFLGKYFETVRLRFPGLLVVLPGIMGLRGNVFGSMASRFSTMLYLGELEPSLGDRRILKEIVLRMVLSLIPVFLLWAIGVLTGIKKNAFDVLLIVITSTILVSFILGYFTSFVTIFAFRRGTDPDSVAAPLVASMGDFLTVPSLVLFILLIERSPWAFKAFNYVTIAFFLFVTALSRVRLEEFSELRQVFVTITALALLSTVSGSILARFSGIIQASVILSFIYPSLLSSFGNYGSIIAAKTSTKLHLGEIESFLCPKAFTDVIALFTTAPVIGLTKILIGGALMTLITGNPIPRSAYLVVLTYPFMVLFIMLYSYTLSYFLFQRSIDPDHVAIPLISNNSDIFGTIYVVLMARLMVGA
- a CDS encoding sugar phosphate isomerase/epimerase family protein — encoded protein: MIGLSMTSYKGRTPEEFERWLEEAEGLGFDFVELVSEWPNFLTRETWKTYADVLGSFELKVTVHAPFSDVNIGSLNEKLRKASLEVLAETLDVASRLNALAVTVHPGHCSPASRKFREDYNRVHRDSLRELERFSGEFGIRVGVENMPAFLILDAQTPERLAELLDGINLGVTLDLGHLNTVGFPFERFMELLGDRIVHVHLHDNSGKSDEHLPLGKGTVPWREVLPQLGGLTWALEVSGLDDARVSLAFLRDIGEL
- a CDS encoding acetate--CoA ligase family protein, with the protein product MAEKIVEELRPFFDPKAVAIIGATNKKGKVGNVIFENFRMNKERGIFKGNIYPVNPKLDEIEGYKVYHSVEELPDDTDLAVISIPAPFVPDTMRQIAEKGIKAVIIITGGFGELGEEGKKLEREIYEIAKANGIRVIGPNCVGVYVPDTGVDTVFLPESKMDRPQSGPIAFVSQSGAFAAAMLDWAAMAGIGIGKMVSYGNKIDVDDADLMDYFIHDDGINVVTFYIEGVKDGRKFMESAKRITRVKPVIALKSGRTEYGAKAASSHTGSLAGADTIYDAVFKQTGIIRAEDFEHMFDLAKAFAALKDKLPKGDRIGIITDGGGAGVMASDAVAKFGLRMAELSEETIKFLKENFPPHAVAGNPTDVVGDTDAERYRVAIEGFVNDPNVDAILVIVLFQVPLLEEEKIIDILAEYQKKSDKPIVAVAMGGKKTDRYARMLEEKGVPVYPTPERGVRALAGLVRYAEYLKKVKGE
- a CDS encoding acetate--CoA ligase family protein — encoded protein: MKEEALKVIESVLSQGRTAMVEYEAKQVLKAYGLPVPEEKLAKTLDEALKYAEEIGYPVALKLMSPQILHKSDAKVVMLNIKSPEELKQKWEEIHENARKYRPDAEILGVLVAPMLRPGREIIIGVTEDPQFGHAIMFGLGGIFVEVLKDVTFRIIPITERDARKMITEIKGYPILAGARGEEPADIDAIVDLLLKVSQLVDELRDYIKEMDLNPVFVYEKGKGAVIVDARIILKEPEEKKPEVSSEYKERCA
- a CDS encoding SPFH domain-containing protein, translated to MVQVIEWVNPGEDEIIWRYPNEVIKWGAQLIVHEYEVAVFMRDGKIYDVLGPGRHTLTTQNLPLLYKLVGGSNSPFKATVIFVSMKQFQGRYGGETQTRELAPVKYYGVYWFKVADPVLFITEVVGGQSLYDAQDVTKFIRAYFNEGMMKHLSTYSIVDLFQNLDVVSTQVKVKLMEDFRRLGLELVDVKIEGVNTTDEWRQRLFWLMQTGNAQAVMQMDTVKQVAAELGKSPGAGMGTGMVLVPQLFQQQAQPIPPAQPYAGGGTPPAPQQPQQAAPAQTQQQEICPYCGKPIPPGARFCPYCGHEIKRCPNGHIVPEGAKFCPVCGAKIE
- a CDS encoding zinc ribbon domain-containing protein gives rise to the protein MEVTCPTCSARFKVPDTVSIATCPYCGTTFHVQTGEESKVDHFFFPPMREDPAGKLLKFLSRQYGAPADIVDAKVTKKELHWVPVYFFYLHGRSKSRETVEEVEFLGIPAGSPFKTLLAEYPFPIRGKRFFDEAVVKKGKYYEPDVDREEAERIARSRLESALKKEASEESAYAGELELNVKFQGLVHYPLWEIHYEYGGERFVNFVDGTDGRVIRAEYPLMSEARKKATLLGSGVIGSGLILGIIASAVGGSPWGIIGGLAGGVAGGIGIFMKGSVKKRTVSEVIKAGRGNVYFQPV
- a CDS encoding membrane protein gives rise to the protein MEALAFKCERCGAPLEVSPETIVAVCPYCGFPNHVSGNIKTDEIHIIPSLDKNAIAQAFWKNVESDFDLRRIKDEIEIVGIEGHYAPYWIGLVHVYGTVRYMRREEECHTDSKGNTRCHTVERHYTESVDENLRLLGSARRQVKSFGVDDLITHYSKTWPKGKRLLDLEEGEWERIKLEILNTEMDERQAKLIMREDAIDVIRNRFLAKSDRIEMFNLHADEPENVKLVLLPMWTVYYRYGNSIFQTVFAGWDGKRVAATEPMNVLRQAQYLVGAGAGIATAAFGAAFFSSSPVFALLAIVGGSAVSWLAGSKVLEGQRIERERKGLMG
- the purE gene encoding 5-(carboxyamino)imidazole ribonucleotide mutase, translating into MKVLVVMGSKSDSHVAEKVTSVLDEFGVEYDIEVASAHRNPKKVEELARKDYDVFIAIAGLSAALPGVIAAHTIKPVIGVPVSAKLGGLDALLSMAQLPPGVPVATVGIDNGKNAALLAIEILALRDERLREKLKEHREKMRG